The following proteins are encoded in a genomic region of Dokdonia donghaensis DSW-1:
- a CDS encoding NAD-dependent epimerase/dehydratase family protein has protein sequence MKILVTGGAGFIGYHLCEQLLKEGHTVVALDNINDYYDPNLKYDRLSQLGIAKAEASVWNLRVASTKHKALQFVRMNLEDREALPELFKKESFDLVCNLAAQAGVRYSIENPEVYIDTNVVGFLNVLECCRNNDIKKLVYASSSSVYGNSIDVPFTEKQSVDEPISIYAATKKSNELMAHTYAHLFGVNAVGLRFFTVYGPWGRPDMAMFLFTDAIINNKPIKVFNEGNLSRDFTFISDIIAGVTAVIQNEVQPGNAILNIGNSKPVKLLDFIEAIEVALAKKAKKEMLPMQDGDVNQTWASVEAMCKHYNYKPSVSVEDGIAAFVKWYKSYYKD, from the coding sequence ATGAAAATTCTTGTTACTGGTGGCGCTGGTTTTATTGGGTATCATCTTTGTGAGCAATTGCTCAAGGAGGGACATACTGTAGTGGCTCTTGATAATATTAACGATTATTACGACCCTAATCTCAAGTATGATAGATTATCACAATTAGGTATAGCAAAAGCAGAAGCATCAGTATGGAATTTGCGAGTGGCAAGCACAAAGCATAAAGCACTGCAATTTGTACGTATGAATCTTGAGGATAGGGAAGCGTTGCCTGAGCTTTTTAAAAAAGAGTCTTTCGACCTCGTATGTAATCTTGCTGCTCAAGCGGGTGTGAGATATTCTATAGAAAACCCAGAGGTGTATATAGATACTAATGTTGTAGGCTTTTTAAATGTATTAGAATGCTGTCGTAATAACGATATAAAAAAACTTGTTTATGCCAGTAGTTCTAGTGTATACGGTAATAGTATAGATGTTCCATTTACAGAAAAACAGTCTGTAGACGAGCCCATAAGTATCTATGCCGCTACAAAAAAATCTAATGAATTAATGGCGCATACCTATGCACATCTATTCGGTGTAAATGCTGTTGGTTTACGTTTTTTTACAGTATACGGTCCTTGGGGAAGACCAGATATGGCGATGTTTTTATTTACAGATGCGATAATAAATAATAAACCTATTAAGGTTTTTAATGAGGGTAATCTTTCACGTGATTTTACTTTCATTTCAGATATTATTGCTGGTGTTACGGCTGTAATACAAAATGAAGTACAACCAGGAAATGCGATTTTAAACATAGGTAATAGCAAGCCTGTAAAGCTATTAGACTTTATAGAAGCCATAGAGGTAGCACTTGCTAAAAAAGCAAAAAAAGAAATGCTTCCTATGCAAGATGGTGATGTAAACCAGACTTGGGCAAGTGTAGAGGCTATGTGTAAACATTATAATTATAAACCATCTGTAAGTGTAGAAGATGGGATAGCGGCCTTTGTAAAGTGGTATAAAAGTTATTATAAGGATTAG
- the cysQ gene encoding 3'(2'),5'-bisphosphate nucleotidase CysQ, with the protein MISDQFKGIAVKAALQAGDVIREVYETAFDSVLKSDDSPLTVADTRAHEVICKELSATKIPILSEEAAEIPYEERSTWDIFWLVDPLDGTKEFINRNGEFTVNIALIVGARPVFGIIYIPVSDTLYLGGSSLGKSYKIPSPTIEMGWNQVVDDKYIIFTNKLKTQKEIRVVTSRSHLNEQTVSYIEDLKKTTISVSLLPAGSALKFCMLAEGNADRYPRFAPSMEWDTAAGDAICETARVAVFIAGTTQKLTYNKKSLLSPNFEAY; encoded by the coding sequence ATGATAAGTGATCAATTTAAAGGTATCGCTGTCAAAGCTGCTCTTCAAGCTGGTGACGTAATTAGAGAGGTGTATGAGACCGCATTTGATAGCGTTCTTAAAAGTGATGATTCGCCCCTTACAGTTGCAGATACTCGTGCCCACGAGGTAATCTGTAAGGAGCTGAGCGCTACAAAAATTCCTATTTTAAGTGAAGAAGCCGCCGAAATTCCTTATGAAGAAAGAAGTACTTGGGACATTTTTTGGCTCGTAGATCCACTAGACGGCACCAAGGAGTTTATAAATCGCAATGGAGAATTTACTGTAAACATTGCATTGATAGTAGGAGCTAGGCCAGTTTTTGGTATAATCTATATTCCGGTGTCTGATACACTATACCTAGGTGGAAGCTCACTAGGTAAAAGCTATAAAATACCAAGCCCTACAATAGAGATGGGGTGGAATCAAGTAGTTGATGATAAGTATATAATTTTTACAAATAAGTTAAAAACACAAAAAGAGATACGAGTTGTGACAAGTCGCTCACACCTCAATGAGCAAACAGTATCGTATATAGAGGATTTAAAAAAAACAACCATTTCGGTAAGCTTACTTCCTGCTGGTAGTGCGCTTAAATTCTGTATGCTTGCAGAAGGAAATGCAGATAGATATCCTAGATTTGCTCCTAGTATGGAGTGGGATACGGCTGCTGGAGATGCTATATGTGAGACCGCTAGAGTTGCTGTTTTTATTGCGGGAACAACTCAGAAATTAACATATAATAAGAAGTCCTTATTAAGTCCTAACTTTGAAGCTTATTAA